aagtaaattaaactaattttaaaacttaaaataaaatattatatattatattataaaaaataaataataagatgCATCAGTTATACCGGCAGAGACCTACTCGTAATGAGCAAACGATGAGGAGGATAGAAGGTGATAATTAgggtattttttattatctatatAGCAAAGTGATAAATATGGTATTTTTTATTATCCACCTTATCTTCATATTTGTATCCAtcctatttatattattatattatatttaattattgataaggtcatttagtctcacgttggttgaggagtatgagaATCAAGGGCTCATAAGACCGTTAGGTCTCTCTTACCCTTAGAGACGCCTTTTGAAGCTTAAATGTTTCGAAATGACAAAATCGTATGAGTACGCCCCTCGCCCAAAGCAGACAATTCCTCACAAGCCTATGGGTCGCACCAATGGCCGACcgaccaaatggtcccttataagattggcgctagaggaagggcctcATGCCTATACCTCAGCCAAGCAAACTTGAGCCATGCATCTCGATTATGAGCCCTTGGCTCCCCTACGGGGAGCATTAATAAGATCATTTAGTCTCATATTGGTTGAGAAGTATGGAAATCAAGGGCTTATAAGTCCGTCTCCcttacccaatcggtcagttgacctccgtagcttcaatatccttggcgtaattttcgctctttttAGCCCAATGCTTCGAAACggttatacgtccttgatatgctttgaaacggttatacatccttgatatgctttgaaatggttatatgtccttgatatgctttgaaatatttcacatGTCATGAATATACTTCTTATTccaatgatatactccaattagctcttactccattgttatgaacaaaatatgcttcgaatgatacaacattgtaattctgcattcgtcgAGTGGCTATTTTTGAAATCTTATATCCCTGCCttaaaaccttatttgtttggaaactgTCCTTTttgtcatggatatgttagtcacttgctgagctttatatgctcactctattgctatataatttttcaggatagcttgttacTTGCGAAAATGTTTAAATTAAGCTGAGGCAGttgaaggctagaagattttttggGTAAATCTTTTGTAGTTCAAAGGTGATTgatggctagaagatttttggggtAAATCTAGAAGtacattttgtatgtaataaaatattaatgacaaatctaggttgatgtatcttgtaaatatttgaaaagcacCTCTCATATCGATTTTAGgagtgttaagtttaaattgtataatgatataaacatattaTACATGTTGGTTATAGTTtagtatatattatataaattccCACAACTATAGATTTATGATATGGTTATAGTTTAGTTGAGTTGACTTTcgattttatgaaatattaagtgatatgatgtatgattataaacaacataggtttatgaattgtggattgtagaggtgaattctGACTTGAATATATCTTAGTAGcctcaaacgtgtgtttggatcctggattatttgttgaattataatattatcaattttgaattaggttcacacctcctaaatgagaattaaattcagggggcgtgataggtaccaccgcccaaatcaCCTAAGAGGCCAAGTCTCAAGCGCTGCCACCGCCTGATGTggctttgggtcactgaataggccAAACAATAAGCCAAATTCAATCCTAatttaggctcaattggcccctacctgagttagtaagatttctcccaaacctaactcaaattaagacctaactacatCAATTAAAGCTAAAACAATTATAATCAAGCAATCTAGTGGTCCAGCACGTCAATTGTTCATCCAAACTCCTGACGAAACTTCCAGTGTACTTTCGGTGAACTCctagcaagcttccggcgaacatccggctCATCGTTCAGATATTCGACGTATCGCTCGATCCTCCTATATATTGACTCCTGCAACATCTGTTCTGGTGCATACTCTAATTTTCCAACTCgatgtccgatctttgactccagtccaacgtttgattcttccataattatttttcttttttctacatagttagtcttgcatcacttatttcaacacatggattagagcattaatttattaattgattttatcatcaaaatccgagattcaacaaacatatctcaaattaaaaaaattatgattcatccaCAATCTAAATATAGAATCCAAGACATaatatttgaggatactaaaagtattaaattattattcatctacaaaatttgtgtagtttataatcattgaATACATCATTCAATAACTCGATAACTCGATTAAACCCAAggttataaaaaattattaacaacAATCCACCTATAAACCTACATGAGTAagaatttatataattataaaattaatcatTTATCGTAAGTTCATATCAACATAAAACTTTAAACCGAGTATTCTAAACTTTCAaatatgagaggtcctttaaacttaataAGACATATTCAATCTAGATTTGTTTGAAAATACATTACATGCAAAgtgaacatttataatacattacAAGCTAAGctaaaaatttaatatattaatagGGTGAGCTACAAAACTCAATGAGTGACTAAGATATCTATGGTGAAGAGATGATAATGCATATGACCTTAAAATCAAGGTGCAAGATATGGATACaaaaatcataaattttatttcattaaataCAAGAATCATAAACATTATTACATTAGATATAAGAATCTTATTTGATAAGCCAAAGCAATTcatctccttcttcttcaattcctcttctcttctcttctctagtTCAAGCTGGGTTACACCAAGGTTCttatttgataaattttcttctcttttcttataTAAGTACTTAGGTTTAGCTAATAGAAAGACGATAAAATGATAAGCATATATCAAAGAAGGTGTCACAAACGGAGGAACAAGCTTAAGTGGCACAATCCTTAAGTTAGCTAGtcatcaccttttttttttaacttaatatgaatcctttcataaattatatttaaattataagaTTCATAATTAGGTCCCTAACCTTGCAATAAGTTTCCaatgtaaaattattttaatataaaaattattaaataaaatttattaaaataatcaaataaaaatcatgaatatcataaataatttaaaaaataaaggatATTGTAATAATCATCAGTATTCTAACTTATATTCACTTGTATTGTGATATATGCATTTGGTTATAGTTATGATTATCTATGAATTTATATATCAATTCTTAGTTACAAATTTAGATGTGTATTGATCCTTGATTAGTTAATGGTAACTTTTACATTAAAATAATTCTTattcacttatgaaaaatatattcaatGACTATGCTTGAAACTTATCTTGTATCTTATTATGTTAAAAGTTATGATTTGAAaatcatataaaattatattttaatctttatataaatataaaagaatgtttaacatctatttgtttttttaaattcaagcataaatGCAAAAAAATGTACAAATTTAGTAAAACATTCTTTTATGATAAGTTTTATCCCTATTGAAAAAGAGTAGATTGAGTTTGGAGGAAGTAAATTGGGTTGATTTTAGGTTTCGaactcttgatattcataatttaataaatatttggtTGGATATCATTtggtaaatttattttatatttgagagtaggatatgttattgattttatttatggatattttaatttatttgattGAGTTTTGTACATGTTTAGACATTGTAATTCTCTTAAGCAAACTTTGTGGAAATTATGATGTTGTATGGCTCCTAATTTTTCAGTGGGTTAAGGGTGTTCCAattaagatacaaaatcataaatgatatatatatatttttttatttctaggtatttaaaatatatttttttaatttattttattcctTAAGGCATTTAAAATAgatttatttctattttttatttctagGCATTTGTAATTATTTTTCATTGGGTGAAGGGTGTTACATTTTTTCTATGAACACATCATATATAACTATTTCATCTTGTAATCATGTCCATAGTGGTGTATAAAAAAAAgctaaaaataatttaatgaaaCAACAGAAAATGAATTAGTAGAAtagtttgatatatatatatatatatatatatatatatatatatatatatatgttagaaaaaaaaaagaaaacaatataatatatatataatcataaaagaAATACTACATATAATCCATCGTCTGATTCCTCACGCAAAAGTCTCAGTGTTGACAGTAGTACATACTGTTTAAACAGTATTCCATCATATGAAAGCGAAAGAGGTTACTACTCAAAACTCAGCATCATGTAGAGCTGTTCATGGAGGTGGGAGTGGCGTGGGTGGGCGAAAGGGGCTGCGGCAACGGAGGCTACGATCGCTGCGGAGGGGCATCGAGGAAGGACGGACGAAGCGAGATGGGCGCCCACGGTGCAGAGACCTGACGGTGGTGTGGGAGGAACTGGTGGTGCTCCGGCAGTGGTGCGTTGGTCGACGAGGTGGCGGTGGAGGACTTGGAGGCACGCTCACAGGAAGGACACATGATGAGGGTTGTGGGAGGCGTCATCTGCGTGTAGAAATGGGGCGACAGCTTCAGGGCTCTCAGTTCCTGGACTTCCTTCTGAAGCCTTCGGTTCTCTTCCGTGAGGTTCTCGCAGCAGCGCTTGAGGAACCCGCAGTCCACCTCCGTCTGCTTCAGCTTCGTCCTGAACCCAACGACGGCATCAGTGTGGCTTCGTGTCATTCTGAAACGCCCCTATTTCCGATATGTATGAGGAGTAGTATACCTTGCTCTTCTGTTTTGGAACCAGACTTCCACCTGCCTTGGCCTCAGGTTGAGCTGTTTCGCCAATGCCAGCTTTTGCTTCTGCTCACCAAGACCAAGGAGCAACACGGtcaacatagagagagagagagagagagagatatatatatatatatatatatagagagagagagagagagagagagagagagagagagagggtacagGATTAAGGGTGCTGTTCTCCTTGAAGCTCTCCTCGAGGATGGCGGACTGGTCCTTGGAGAGGCGGAGCTTCTTGCGGGAGACCAGGTCGCCGTCCTCTTCGTCGCTGGCGGCGCCGCGGGAACAGGGTCGCTCCGCCTCATGCTTCTTGTCGCGCTCGGCCCTCTTGCCGCCCACGCTGGAGGTGGCGCTGTCGGGGGAGGACGCGTCTGCCTCCTCCTCGCTGTCCCTCCCTGCTGCCGCAGCCGCAGACGACGCCCAGTTCACGTCGATCATTCGCAACACAGGCTGCGCCTCTCCTGCTCCTCGCCACACATCAAGCGTCGGTCTATCTTCTGCAATCAACATACCTCATGTAATCTGTGGTTTCTTTGCGACAAGAACACCGGATCTACCAACTGTAGAGCAAGCGTGGTGGAAACAGTACCCGAAGGGGCGAAGAGGAGATGGCTCCACCGCGGCTTCTGAACACAAGACGATGGCAGTGGTCGCGAAGGAGATGAATGATCAAAGTGATTGGTGGAGGAGCTCAGGCTGAGGCTTAGTGCCAGATCCTCCTTTTCCGTCAACATATTTGGCTTTCTCAGCTTTCTCTTCTTTTGCTTCCTTCTCTCAATGTTAGCTTTAACCCTTCCTTTACTTCTACCCTCCTCCTTTGGCTTCCTTTACCTTCACCCTCCTCCTTTGGCTCCCATTGATATGATTGATAGCAAAGGAAAAGATAGAAAAGAAAGCAGCTGAAGAAAAGGATGAGTACAACAGTAAATGTGTGAGAGAGTGTGAGAGAGATATGGAAATGGTGGCCTCCTGTTGTTGAAGAGGTGGTGTCTTCTCTTGGGGAGTATGGGGATGGCGAAGGGTTATTATATAGTAGATCGTGCCTTTCAAGTGCTCCCCACTTATCGCAATCATGAATGCTGCTACTAAATCCTTCAACTCTTTAGATTATTTCTAtctcccccccccccaaaaaagttGATCTCAGTGGTTCTGTTCTACATCTCCACGCGCCACTGAGCTCCGTAAACCAAGGGCTGTTCCTCCGGTTGACCATCGACTGTTTCCCACTCCTCACACTTtcacgtatatatatgtatatatatgtatgtatatatatatatgcgcgaGACACAGCACCAACAGCAGAACATGCAGACAAGAACCATGAAATGCAATTATCTTTAGGATGGGATGGATTTCCTCCGTGATGAGGCAAGTGTGTTACCCAAGTTGACCAGTTGTGGCGTGGTGTCAGGATGACTCTGAACACTGTAATGATCACTCACATGCTGCCATCCTGTGTCTATCATTGCCTTCGAGTTGTGCAATGATCACAGTCCGTGGACGAGATGGGATCCCAAGGAACAGTGTGCCCCCACCACCACTCCATGCCCATTCATCTCCTTCCCCATGCCATCGTGGTGTGTCCAAGACTGCACCAGCACAATCACACTCATCACCCACTCACCTGGTCAACCAtcatcacatcatcatcatcaaccgtAATCCATTCTTCCCAGCAAACTCATCTTCCAGAGGGAGATACGCACACAGATCGGGGACGAAGAGAGTGAGGATGGGACCCGCACCATGATTCCGAGGGAGGAGAAAGACGTGCCCAGTTTGACCGTGGATCAGCGGGGCCCATACCCCGACCGGCGAATCATGTGCGTGGGCACGTGGTGGGGACGTGGCCGGGTTCGGGCCGACCCGGTCCGGCCGTTCGTGCGATCTTGTCGGGCCAAACCCGGACACCGGCTCGGCCCCATTACTTTTGCCCATCCCATTCGACTCCCGGTTCATATGTTTTCGATTCAGAGGCTAAGATTAAATCGTGGATTCCAATAAATCCAATCCGGCCCTCCGAACGAGTGAGATATAATTCCGGCAAGATGTTGGGCGTGGACATGATTAATTGTGGGGCCCCGCCCCACGTGTGTTTCCTACCTGTCGCACGTGCATCCACTTTTCTATTACCCCTCCGTCCTTTCTTCACTCTCATGAAGGAGAAGAATACGATGCTCTACCAAACCCTTTCTTTTTATGCAGACAAAATATCACACTCTGAAATAAGtgaattttcatatttatctcttattttaaagtttatgGTTATTATATGGTTTGGAGGAGAattagaagaatatatatattcttcatttAATTTATTGACActgtttctttttgttcttgccaacatCACCAAATATATCTGATTGATACAAGAACACGTGCGTATACACAAGCATGCGTACAATCGCTTAGTGGTGGTCGTAATGGATAATGAGAGGTACTCcgtggaaggaggaggagggggaggcgtGCCTGATATCACAACCCTTGGTAGCTCATCGGATGACAGAGGGCAAACCTGCATTCGATTTGATATCCTCTGCCCTCTTTCTCTAAACGTGGGTTAGTGGGGGTTTATACGTCAGTTACAGGACATGCTTAGTTTTCATATCAAGCACAGGAAGAGTCGTGAAACCTGATCTTCTCTTTCCCCTTGATGTACCTTTTGCCTCGTTTCTACCCTAAATGGTGGGAAGCAGATGAACTGTAAGaactgttagcataaaatctataatcatgctatctataatatgaaaaaacttttatgccaagattgaaatcaaataaattggatctaacaatattacgatacgtacctttttcttgttattcaattaatctgatcaagaTCTTACTCACTCAATATAACTTGTATATGCTCAAaccatttatttcagaaagtatagAGACATTTACAGAAACACAATAAAGAAAATGCCAcggtaataatataacattaatgctttgagtttccaaaatatgatgaactattgatatcatctatattttacctttgggtgaaatattgacatatctagtgttcaaaatcacttatggaggactgataccattctTGTGGAATAGTGTTTTACCTTtgagtatacaaccctaaactgcaagaatatccaaaacagtatcatcctacccatcacataattatttgaaatagattctcctttgggattatctaaatctcataatcatatgtgccatcgtgaatattattttatttaatatcatttaagatgaattccataatgtattttatagattattagtcttggtggctacaggaccaatacaaaaagataaaatacaatctaaaatatcccatgaatgacatgaactttattgtaattcatatcccataagcctatcatcataggctactttggtagctaccggtcaaataaaacttaggaagataaattataaataatattcactaaattcttTTATCCTGATTCATGCTGccgttatgaatattattttatttaatatcatttaggactaaattcataatatattttataaattatcagtccatgtcactttggtggctacaggaccaatacaaaaatataaaatacaatccaaaatgtcctataaatgataagacctttattgtaattcatatcacaaaagtttatcattcaagaccACTTTGACAGCTACaaatcagataaaacttaaggagatgaattacaaataatattcatcaaatttctttaatttatgctaagcagttcaataatagaataacaaccataataattattaaacattaatgctaagcaatttcaataataaaataatcataataattattaaatattaatgctaagtagttcaataataaaataaccataataattattgaacattaatactaagcagttcaataatagaataaccataataattattgaactttaattagcaaaagaaaactcatatgataatcatgataacatataaattatgtcttcattgaaagataaacattatttcacaatttcaaatatatacatgtgaataactaaatatatatccaagaacaataattaaattttatttatcacatgtataatcaataatttatatgagaaaactataaagtaaaccataatttatagttttttttaataaaaaaattaaatccaatcaaataatcaaaatataatcatgattaaattcaatcataattataataaatcatatttatcaattttataattaagaatataacttaaaattctcaatttcataagaatAAAATTGTAAATATATGATAGGATATAAACTGAAATTAAGAAATTCACGAAAGGCAGAACTGTAATTTAGCAAAATAAACTcgagggtaaaactgtaaatatgttgacagaacgtAAACTGAAATTACGAAATTTGCATAGGGCAGAATTGTAATTTTGCAAAACCTAACCTCGAGGTCAAAACCGtaattatgccaaaaccctaatctgcctgcGCGCGCGGCcgttgcgacgtgcggcgctGCCCGCCGCTCGCGCACGGCCGCTGCGGCCTTTCCTGCCTGCGGACGGCGCGCACGGCTGGCCGCGGCTGTTGCCAGTCGCggccgctgccgccgcggggggctgcctctgcccacgagcggccgctgcggcggttcctgcccgcgctTGGCCGCCGCCTTGGCGCGGCCGCCACTGCCCTTCGTCGACAACAATCAACAGAGATGATCatctcaataacatcgatgatagtaaacagtaaattcatcatcaaacataaaattatacattgctcgtaatcaataatagagcaaatcatatagaaaaaaacAAATCAATAATATCCGCTGAATCATTCAAGCATCGTAAAGaacaataatagatctaatatatttgatctcaagaacttggctctgatatcaattgttagcataaaatctataatcatgctatctataatgcgaaaaaaattttatgccaagattgaaatcaaataaattggatctaacaatattacgatacgtacctttttcttgttattcagaaaaataaatccttttttcttgttattcagaaaaataaatcttatttgatctacaagcgctccatcgtcggatctgaagggagattgagagaaaaaccttaatctctcaattgctgGTTATCTTCTAAAGAATCTTACTttaatatgaacttcttttctattgacataaaaatcagaatccataatatctataatatatcttacataattaaatagggccacGTAATCTAACCCTCGATAGATTATCACAACACTTGGTATTCCgtgcaaggaggaggaggagagagaggcgTGCCTAATATCACAACCCTTGGTAGCTCATCGGATGACAGAGGGCAAACCTGCATTCGATTTGATATCCTCTGCCCTCTTTCTCTAAACGTGGGTTAGTGGGTGGTTGTACGTACATGCGAGGATTTCATGCAGAGGACTCCGGGTGCTAGACGCCAGTGAAGCCAATGCAAGGGGCCAAGCCCGCGACCAGCAGCAGCAATGGGAGCGTGGGTAGCAGCAGTAGCCGAAGCAGCGGTAGGCGAAGCAGCAGACGGGATGAAGGAGGGATGGCGATCAGGAAAGGAACGTGGATGGCCGAGGAGGACGAGATCCTGATGGAGTACGTCCGGAAGCACGGTCCCCGCGACTGGAGCTCCATTCGATCCAAAGGCCTCCTCGCCCGCACCGGCAAGTCCTGCCGCCTCCGCTgggtcaacaaactcaagcccgaCCTTAAAACGTAAGTCATCCCTTCTCCTGATTCGAATCAAATCCTGTGGTGGATTCACTGCATAGTTCATGGCTGTAATCGCTGTGTTGACTGGTGTTGCCATGGCTGGAGAAGCGGGTGCAAGTTCTCGCCGGAGGAGGAGAGGATAGTGCTGGATCTGCAAGCCAAGTTCGGGAACAAGTGGGCGAGGATCGCGACGTACCTGCCGGGGCGGACGGACAACGACGTGAAGAACTTCTGGAGCACGCGgcagaagaggctggctaggatcTCGCGCTCGTCTCTCCCACCCAGATCAAGCAAGAACGATAAGGAGTTACCTGCTGTCTCTTCATATGAAGCACCGCCCAACATGGAAGTAAGTCTGCGTTACATCACCAGCCTGATCTCACGTAGGAAACCATGGCGATGTCTTACTTCACCTCTCCTGTAAGCAGGACACCTGCCTCGATCTGGTTTTGCTTGAAGAAGGATCCTCCAACGTTCAGTGCGGCACCGCTCTCTACGTGGACAACCAGTGCGCCATGAGCATGGCTCCGAGCCCATGCAACCTTGGCCTTGGTACGGCCCTACCGCCCCTGCTTGAACCAGCAACTGAAGAGGAGCTGCTTCGCCTCCCGAACACCTCGATGCCgccgcagccgccaccaccgcagcagCATATCGGCCCCCTTCCCCAGCCTTCCCTCGACTACCTCGACCACTTCACCGGCGAGGAGATCTGCTTTTCGGAAGAGTTCGGTTGCCAGGGGTCGTCACCGTGCATGCAATTCTTGTACGACGGATCGCCGTTCGCGAGAGAAGATGAGCAGCCACCGGCGCCTGATAGCTTGTTCGATGACTTGCCGTCGGACTTGTTTGACTACCTAgagccaccgccgccgcctcctccaacTTCATCTGCTTCATAAGGGAATGCTTCACGGGAAGCGGTTGCAGTGCCATATGCTTGCTTTAAAGGCTTACTATTGCTTGTTATAATTGTGGAGCTTGATTTCATCAATGATTGACTTGTGTTTTGTCGTTTGTGCTAAGATACAATGAGTTTACAGTTCTTTAGTTCCAAAATACTTCGTCAAATAATCCATTGTTTTACATCAAATTTCATGTAGTATTATACAATATTTAATGAACTATATATAATAGACATAAGATAATAACGATATAAGAaaaaacataaatctaaacaatatCTAAATGTtaaaaatgacaataataaatctTATAATTGTAATATAATGTGTTGTTATAACTTTCATTTGAGAAAATATATGCAACCCAAATATTTGACCCGACAAATATACCTTCAAATTGATTGGGCAAAGCTGTTGGCCCATTACGACTCTTGCATGAAGAGACTTCACATTAGGTAGAACCAATGGTAGAAATGTTTACTTGAAATAATATCCTCCTCGTGGACAATGCCGCCATCTGTTCTCCGTATATCTTGCATCGAGTTCTCGATAGTACCTCTTTGATCACCTCCCTTATTGGTTTAGGAGCGGAGCCCATACGGCACATGCTTGTGGAACCCACACTTGATCCAACCATTGGATGGTAATCTTTCCGGGGAAGCCTCGAGAGTAGAAAACTAATTCTACTCTTCATCACATCTCCAGGTCTTCCTCTTCTGCAACGCCGTCGTCTCGAGCGATCTTCCAATCCGAAATCTGTCCACTTAGTTTGGCTCCAAAGCTTGAATCCAGAGGAGACGGCGGGGGGATGACGCGGCGGTGCTCCCACTGCAGTCACGATGACCACCACTCCCGGACGTGCCCCAACCGCGGCGTGAAGCTATTCGGCGTACGGCTCACCGATGGATCCATCCGGAAGAGCGCCAGCATGGGTAACCTCTCCATCGTCGCCGGTTGTAGTGGCGGTGTGTCGCCCGCTGATGGGTCGGAGCCGGGCTGCCGCGACGGGTACGCGTCGGAGGATTTCGCCAAGGGGTCGTCCGCGAGCTGCCGCGAGCGAAAGAAGGGTGAGTCGCCCTTGATCTCTCGCCCCTCTTGCTTGCTTTGTTCCTTTTTTAGGTCAATCCGTAAAAAGTGGGCCTTTTAAGCCGAATGAGAGCCTGTCTATCATACTTCAGTAGCTTTCTTTCTTATCTCAATCAAATATTATGTAAAGGTCTGGATTTGGTTACACTTAGCGGAAAGTTGAAATGAAATGTGTGATCTGCCCGTCTGTTCTGCTTTCCAAACTTAACATGTGTGTATGCTGAGTAGAATCCACACGTTAGCTTGTAGGCATTCTTATTCGGGTCCCAAATTTTTTTGTTCAAATGCATGTTCTCTCTTCATGAAGGATATAATTAAGTTTTGGGTCATCTTGGACTTGTAAGGGATGAGATCTATGCGTCACGATTTCAGGATCtccttgaggattttgtttttgctttagatttgctatctTGGTTTTCACTGTGTAGGAAATGATGGTATCTGAACAATTATTAGTTTCCGGAGCAGTATGAAGAAGTTATAGGTAGAGGGAAGATGGCAATGAAAACTTCTATTAGGCTGCCTACATTTCCTTCTATGACAGGCACTGGAAGGGATGATTTGTTCTGGATTGGTATTTGGTGCCACTAACCGTGCTCTTACTTTATCTGGATTTTAGAAGGAAGGCTGTCGAAGAATAAATGACTTCTCTTGTAGCTGTGCTGTTACTAATAAATACTCTAACCAAATGGGTAGTCAACTTTATTGAAATTTTCATAATCAGTCCCAAGGATGTAGCTTTCTGATCCAAATAAGAAGAGCCAAGTTGCTAAAAATTTGACAGGAAACAAACCGAAAGAAATGGCAACCACAGAAAAATGAATGGATCAACTTTTACAGTTTAGTTTGATTGGTTGGCCTgcttattttagatataaacaaAGAAATGGAGCTTGTTTGAGGAAAACATAAAGAAATGGAAAGAAATATACTGAACCTTTAAAGTGGTTGGTGATGCAGCATAGGTTTTGGTGACTAACTAGGGTTTGATATAAAAATTCGTTCGATTCTTGGGAGGTGATAGAGTCTCATA
The DNA window shown above is from Musa acuminata AAA Group cultivar baxijiao chromosome BXJ2-4, Cavendish_Baxijiao_AAA, whole genome shotgun sequence and carries:
- the LOC135609096 gene encoding homeobox-leucine zipper protein HAT4-like, with product MLTEKEDLALSLSLSSSTNHFDHSSPSRPLPSSCVQKPRWSHLLFAPSEDRPTLDVWRGAGEAQPVLRMIDVNWASSAAAAAGRDSEEEADASSPDSATSSVGGKRAERDKKHEAERPCSRGAASDEEDGDLVSRKKLRLSKDQSAILEESFKENSTLNPKQKLALAKQLNLRPRQVEVWFQNRRARTKLKQTEVDCGFLKRCCENLTEENRRLQKEVQELRALKLSPHFYTQMTPPTTLIMCPSCERASKSSTATSSTNAPLPEHHQFLPHHRQVSAPWAPISLRPSFLDAPPQRS
- the LOC135608738 gene encoding probable transcription factor MYB58, yielding MQGAKPATSSSNGSVGSSSSRSSGRRSSRRDEGGMAIRKGTWMAEEDEILMEYVRKHGPRDWSSIRSKGLLARTGKSCRLRWVNKLKPDLKTGCKFSPEEERIVLDLQAKFGNKWARIATYLPGRTDNDVKNFWSTRQKRLARISRSSLPPRSSKNDKELPAVSSYEAPPNMEVSLRYITSLISRRKPWRCLTSPLL